In Gemmatimonas sp., the genomic window CCAACCACTTGAGCGGGACGAATGCGTTCAGCTCGCACACGCCATTGCATCTGACGTATCCGCAGTTTTGTCGACGCAGCTCGCCAATTGGTTCGCGGAAGCGTGCGATGGAGGCCCGCTCTATCTCAACGCGCTAGTTAGCCACTGGGTTGAGACTGGCGAGGCGGGCGGTGTGCCACCTACGCTTATGACAGTACTCGATCAGCGATTGAATCAGCTCTCCAGTGATGCTACCCGTGTCCTTCAAACGATTGCGTTGCTGGACAAGCTGGCTTCACCGCAGCTTATCAAGGAGATCCTAGAGCTTGAGACCTTTAGACTCCTAGATGCGATCGAGGAGCTTGCCAGAGCCAATGCGATGCGCGAAACTCGGACGTCAATCGAGGTACATCACCTGCTCTCGAAAAGCGCACTCGCGAAGTTATCGCGGACTTCGACCCAAGCACTTCGTCGAAGGATCGGAGAGGTACTTGCTGGAAAGCTGGAACAACTGTCGGCGCCGATTGAGCTCGTCGTCGGTGAGAACATGGCGCTTGCCGGTGACCTAGATGGCCTAGCGACCTTCGTCCTCGAAGCCTTCCATATCTTTTTGCGCAGGGGCGAAGCTCACCGCGCCATCGATCTCTACGACGCTAGCATTCCCCACCTCCAGGAACACGACGCTAGGCATACGCTTCACTCTTTGCTGCAAGACGCACTCTATCTCGGCGGCTACTATGCGCGCCTGCTTCACAACCCGAATTACCTTGAGCACATCGCGAAGTCGGATCCAATCTGGGATACATCACACCCAGAAGAGGTACTTCGAATGCTTGAGGCAGCGGATCATTCGTCGAATGCGAATGACTATGAGGACTTGGCAGCGCGCGCGCTGCTCATCGCGGAGTCCCCAATCGTCGCTAGCGATATTCGACTTAAGGCAGCCACATTCACGATCCGCTCTGCTGGAAACTCTTCAGTCACTTGGCACGCAAAGCGCGCTTATGAGACAGCGACAGCACTGCTCTCAAAGTGCAAGGCCGAAGAGTTTCAGTGTGATCTTGTGGAGATGTACTACCATACCATTTTTGATGATATGGACCGTGCGGCGCTCGCAGCTCGCAGGCTTGCCATCTATGCGGATGGATTGAGTGATCAGAACACCCGCATCAAAATTCTCTCGGATGCAGCGTGGGCACTTCGCGTAACGGGATCTATAGACGAAGCACGGAGCCGTTTCGAGTCGATCGCCAAGGATGCACGTCGACTACGCATGTACACGAGGTCGGCGGTGGTCTCAACATTTCGATCCTCATTGGCGCTGGAGATAGACAATGACATTCATCAGGCAAAACTCTGGCTGGAGTTCGGCGGTGCTCTCGTCGATGAGTCCGACGATTCGTTCCTCGACTATGCCTATCAGGGACAACGAGCTCGTCTCGCTATACTCACAGGCGATCTGGCGAGCGCTAGGTGCGGCGTGGCCGCCCTGAAGGCGACAACGGGTGGTCACGCCGTTGGAAGTTCCTACGTGACCACCCTGAGGCTGGGCCTTGCCCGAATGGAAGGAGACTTTGAACTCATGAAGCTGCTGACCCCTCAGCTGCTAAAATCTTTTCGGCAGGGGAAGAGGCAACTCGGCCAAGATTTTCGAACGTGCCAGATTTTCGAGTCGCTCAACGCTCTTGGCGAGATCGAGAGTGCTCAAAAGCTTCTTGCCGAGTACGTGAGTGATCTCAGACGGGAACGCACGCCTCTCCCTTTCTACCTTAGCAAACATCTGCCCCATTGAGTAAAAAGAGGTGCTCCCTCTGGGAAGCACCTCTTGGCTACGCAACCGCAGGCGTCCTTGGCCGTCGCGCTCGTTCAAATATCTGTGTGAACGAGATTGAGCTTCTCGAATCATCAGCTGGGACAAAGATCTGATGATACTCCGGGCTCGCAAGAAGTGCATCACAAATGTAAGGATCAAACTGCGATCCTTTGTACTTCTGCAATTCGGTCCGAACCTCAACTTCCGTCATCGCCTTTCGGTACGGTCGATCCGTCGTCATCGCGTCGATCGTGTCCGCGAACATGATGATCCGCGAACCGAGCGGGATTTCTCGACCGGCAAGTCGATCAGGATATCCAGTGCCATCCCAATTCTCGTGGTGATGCCGCACCGCTGGAATGATGTCAGCGAACTCTGAAAGCTTTGCAACGAGTTCCGCGCTCTTGATCGGATGGAGCTCCATTATTGCTCTCTCTTCGGGTGTCAATCGCCCTGGCTTAGAGAGAATCGGAGCAAAAATCTCGTGGATCTTGCCAACGTCGTGGAGCATACCCGCAATCTCGATACGCGCGATCTCCTTACTCGAAAGTCCAACGGCCTTTGCAATGATTCTGGAGTAACGACTTACGCGCTGAGAATGACCAGATGTGTAGGGGTCGCGAAATTCCACCGTGTGAACGAAGAGCTCAAGCAGCTCCTTGTTCGTTGTCTCAAGCTGGTGCTTCGACTGGTAAGTGAACCGTAAGCCGACCACAAGCGCCAATAGCGACGCAGCCCCCCAGATTCCCCAGTCGTGGTAAGCTCGCGCAAAACCGAAGACGAATGGGATCAGTACAATGTCGTAAACGAAGCCAGCTGCGTTTCCCTCGTACCACGTCTTAAGGATACTTTTGCCCGTATCCAGTCCGATCGCTGCGGCCACCGCAAAAGTGTTTACGAAAAGGAACGCGATGACGGCAGCACTATGAGGCAACGGGTTGAAAGAAGCGTCAGCGCCTGCTAGGGGCTTCCCACCCAGCACCACGTAGACCAAGCTCGCGGATGCTGCAGCCAATACGAACTGAGAGACATTAAAGACCAACTTGATGCCAAATTTCCTACGCCGAATCTCAGCCGCCGCAGAACCAATCCCGACGAGAGCAACTACCGTCCACGACGGGTAGAGTACGAGCGCCGACAGATACGGGATGAACGAGGTCTCGCCGAGCGAACTTCGTTGCACACGATAGGCGAGACTTGCAGCAATAAAACCGATCACCGTGAGCAACGCCGAGCCCTTCAGATAATCGAAATTGACATCTGGGGTTTGTACATACAATACGACAGTCATGGCAACTGCCATTGCCACAACTGACCATACGTATGCGATGACTCGTGTCTTCATCGGAAAATAAGCGCCCCCGTCAGCGCGACTACTTTAGTTCCAAACCTTGGCGTCTGCCAAAACGAACGACCACATAGCGTTCACGAGCTGGGCCACGAATTCCATCTTTGCGTCACCTCCCATCGGGGTAGTCACGTGTGTCCCGCTCGGGACTCCACATGCTTGACGAGGTTGGCTCCGCTCCTACTGCTTGGCCTGCCCGCTCAGCTCCGCTCTTGACGGTTGACGGGGACGTTTTTTTGTGTCGTCTCGTTCAGACGATGGGGGGTAGTCGTAAAAAGAAGCGCCAACCTTCCGCGCTTCACGAATTTGCTATCGATCGATGTGCATCCAGCGGTTCGTCGCATCCAGCACCGCGAGCACCGCGCTCGTTTCGGCACTTTCACGCACTTCACAACTTCCGGTCAGTACCACTGGCTCGCGTCCGACGCGCGCCGCCACACTGACGAAAATGAACTCACGGTCAAAGGCGTCGATCAGCTTCGAACCTTCCAGCGCCAACGAGCGTTCTCCGCCCGGCGTCGCTTTCGTGGCCGACACAATCGCCAACAACGTCGAGCGAGCTGCCAGGTCGATCCGCGATCGCTCGCTTTCCTGACCTTCCGACTCGCCCACAAACTCCTGGCCGTCTCGGCTCAGCGTCACGCGGCACAGCACGCCGCGTGAACGCGAGCGACGAACTTCCACATCCTCAAAGACCAACAGACGACGACCAGAGGGCGCAGCGTCGCCCAATGGCGATATGGCCGTCGCAGCACGCGGAGGTCCCCCTAACTGACCACCGGGGGACGCAGACGCAACGGATGCAGTCGCTGGAACCGGGGGAGCGGGCGCCACGGGCGCCGCCGCACCGCCCGCCATCGCGCTC contains:
- a CDS encoding AAA family ATPase, with the protein product MTTPIAQPVLLPTGVPMARMRLQSAARDELTLPEVADDADLGGLPLVFQTLGAARLMLGDDRIVPSTGTLFALLVRVAYSSEYRHSRDDLLTALWPGQSLARQRGNLRQTLYKARSMGINVSLMGDCVCLDPRQVVTTFSLSHTTTLFDRDVVRGNEPFGVFLPSFVAPWPDYQEWVDAQRATVHAAVRRVLVELLRTRRERADWSGAEALARWLLQFDPLHEEATLTLAECTMLAGSKAEAVAIIDRYLAEIGPSAGDIRLPATLLRKRFTEPPSKKRPSFVPTERHFVGRTSELANLTMAMRRARWHDGSAVMVVGPSGSGKTRLTRELCKVAVIEGVRVLQASCRSTELTRNFGVTLDLVPEMLQENGALGCSPDSLFNLKLVRQGDLSDAVEHPSSHEEDTQTEKVRVRQPLPPSSAIRASFIDLLFAISYERPTLLIIDDVQWLDDGSWDLLVDLTERLENARVFCVLTSRNETPRAASARYLPSRSEIVRLQPLERDECVQLAHAIASDVSAVLSTQLANWFAEACDGGPLYLNALVSHWVETGEAGGVPPTLMTVLDQRLNQLSSDATRVLQTIALLDKLASPQLIKEILELETFRLLDAIEELARANAMRETRTSIEVHHLLSKSALAKLSRTSTQALRRRIGEVLAGKLEQLSAPIELVVGENMALAGDLDGLATFVLEAFHIFLRRGEAHRAIDLYDASIPHLQEHDARHTLHSLLQDALYLGGYYARLLHNPNYLEHIAKSDPIWDTSHPEEVLRMLEAADHSSNANDYEDLAARALLIAESPIVASDIRLKAATFTIRSAGNSSVTWHAKRAYETATALLSKCKAEEFQCDLVEMYYHTIFDDMDRAALAARRLAIYADGLSDQNTRIKILSDAAWALRVTGSIDEARSRFESIAKDARRLRMYTRSAVVSTFRSSLALEIDNDIHQAKLWLEFGGALVDESDDSFLDYAYQGQRARLAILTGDLASARCGVAALKATTGGHAVGSSYVTTLRLGLARMEGDFELMKLLTPQLLKSFRQGKRQLGQDFRTCQIFESLNALGEIESAQKLLAEYVSDLRRERTPLPFYLSKHLPH
- a CDS encoding HD-GYP domain-containing protein, which encodes MTVVLYVQTPDVNFDYLKGSALLTVIGFIAASLAYRVQRSSLGETSFIPYLSALVLYPSWTVVALVGIGSAAAEIRRRKFGIKLVFNVSQFVLAAASASLVYVVLGGKPLAGADASFNPLPHSAAVIAFLFVNTFAVAAAIGLDTGKSILKTWYEGNAAGFVYDIVLIPFVFGFARAYHDWGIWGAASLLALVVGLRFTYQSKHQLETTNKELLELFVHTVEFRDPYTSGHSQRVSRYSRIIAKAVGLSSKEIARIEIAGMLHDVGKIHEIFAPILSKPGRLTPEERAIMELHPIKSAELVAKLSEFADIIPAVRHHHENWDGTGYPDRLAGREIPLGSRIIMFADTIDAMTTDRPYRKAMTEVEVRTELQKYKGSQFDPYICDALLASPEYHQIFVPADDSRSSISFTQIFERARRPRTPAVA